CAGAGCTAACACAAGGAAAGTTACACTTTTTTGAAAATGAGATAATGAAATTTGAGTTACTAtgactcttccttttttttttttttttcccccttcagggttattactggctcggtgcctgcaccatgaatccaccgctcctggaggccattttttctcctttttgttgcccttgttgttgtagcctccttgtggttattattattgccattgttgatgttgttcgttgttggataggacagagagaaatggagagaggagggaaagacagagagggggagagaaagatagacacctgcagacctgcttcaccgcctgtgaagcgactcccctgcaggtggggagccgggggcttgaaccgggatccttacaccggtccctgcgctttgcaccacatgcgcttaacccactgcgccaccgcccgacccccctcttccttttcttttaactggagcactgctcaactctggattacagcagtgctagggactgaacttgggacctacaGTACTTCAAGCagaaaagtcttttacataaatcactgtgctggggccaggtggtggtgcaactggctgaGCACGTATGTGATGATGCATttagacctgggtttaagcactcagtcccccccacccctgcagggggaaagcttcaggaatgctgtagcagggctgcaattgtctttctctcctccccttttaaaaataatctttatttattttttggataaagacagccagaaattgagagggaaagggggtgatagagagtgaaaaagagagagacacctgcagcactgcactctgcactccagctgcatcagcacccagagagagagaagaaaaaggagtggGACATAATGGAGGTTGTTATGATGTAATGAGTGgcttagcaggtctgcaggtgtttgtctttctttccccctctgtcttcccctcctctctccatttctctctgtcttatccagcaacaacagcaatgacaacaataataatgacaacaacaagtgttgtatgcttcacattggttttggtctcacccccccactctcccacccccgcctctgggagattgtggtatggcccctgctagtttcacaggcACCCTTCTCCTCGCCCCCAACCCCTACAGACttctgaggagaaggatgcaggacagatctgtgtggtgattggtttgggttagtttatgaatcattgttcctgaattaagaaatacagcttcccgccccagccgtgtgtcctcgctCTGTTTActgctgtgaagctagcccggccagctggagccccgaaccctaactacaaacaagggcaacaaaacagcctccaggagcagtggattgacactgcaggcaccgagtcccagcgataaccctggagacaaaaaaagaaaaaaaaaacttcactagAAATGGTGGTTCTCTCACTCTtggcaataaatgaatgaatcctTTAAAAGTAGTGGtaggggagtcggtggtagcgcagtgggttaagtgcaggtggcacaaagcacaaggactggtgtaaggatcccagttcaagcccctggctccctacctacaggggagtagcttcacaggcggtgaagtgggtcttcaggtgtctttctctcccctgtctctgtcttcccctcctctctccatttctctctgtcctatcaaacaacaacaataataataactacaacaatagaaaacaacaaaaagggaaaataaatataaaaaaatatatacagcaaaccataacaaaaggacttttcaaagtcaacccaattaccaaataatgtgataacattaactatcgattgtctttttgaaccctaagacagcaggaacctcacatctccactatagagcccctacttcccccagtcctggaacccttggatagggcccactttcccgtatgcctctcccaatccaaaccaaataatattgcatccgccgatcacaacctaaccaacgcaacgattgccacctcaacatgcttcacctcagactgtgtccagagacttcacgtgtggaatgacaacccttcagcttcattactcgggtgagacctttcctttcatagtacactctaatttcatctcaggtagttcactttctaacgaagtcccataacctagatatacaccagtttctgtgagagagagcttatgtgcacacgtatccataaactactgcaaaatatatacctgaaagcagaagtacactagagtttgcagtgagtacctccctaacacttcctctccactattccaagcttgggatccatgattgctcaacaaattgtttggcttcgtatgttaactctcttttcaatcaccaggttccagatgccaccaggatgctggccaggcttccttggattgaagaccccaccaatgtgtcctggagctcagcttccccagagacacaccttactagggaaagagagaggcagactgtgagtatggaccgaccagtcaacgcccatgttcagcggggaagcaattacagaagccagaccttctaccttctgcaaccctcaacgaccctgggtccatgctcccagagggctagagaatgggaaagctatcatgggagggcgtgggatatggagattgggtggtgggaattgtgtggagttgtacccctcctaccttatgtttttgttcattaatcctttcttaaataaaaattaaaaaaaaaaaaaatatatatatatatatatatatatatatatatatataaattttttaaaaaaattagtagtaGTAGTGCCCTGGGAGATAGACCAGTAGATAAGGTGATCAAGGTCAACATGACCAGTAATAAATAAGACAAATCAATGTTAAGACTATtgatccagggagtcgggctgtagcgcagcgggttaagcgcaggtggcgctaagcacaaggacccgcataaggatcctggttcaagccctggctccccacctgcaggggtgtcgcttcacaagcggtgaaacaggtctgcaggtgtctatctttctctccctctctctgtcttccccctcccctctccatttctctctgtcctatccaacaacaatgacagcaataataactacaacaataaaacaacaagggcaacaaaagggaataaataaataaaaataaatattaaaaaaaaagactattgatccagttttctagtcctattaccaactctgacaccatctccccagacaatatctttagcccacctgcacgttagctgttggactcaggcaaaaattagtaaagtaacGGACCCttgaaatatacataaaatagggagtcgggcggtagcccagtggttaagcgcaggtggcgcaaagcacaaggaccggcataagggtcttggttcaagcccccggctccccacctgcaggggagtcgcttcacaagcggtgaagcaggtctgcaggagtctatctttctctctccctgtctccccctcctctctccatttctctctgtcctatccaacaacgaaggcatcaataacaacaacaataatgactacaacaataaaacaacaagggcaaaaacaaagggaaaataaataaatattaaaaaaaaagaaatatacataaaatagacttcctagctttttccaaaatagagatccccaatttttttaaatatttattttatttatttattcccttttgttgtccttgttgtttttttattgttgtagttattattgttgttgttgttgttggataggacagagagaaatggagagaggaggggaagacagagaggaggagagaaagatagacacctacagacctgcttcaccgcctgtgaagcgtctcccctgcaggtggggagccggggttcgaaccgggatccttatgccggtccttgtgctttgcgccacctgcgcttaacccgctacgctacagcccgactcccgagatcccaaattttatctgctctatttttacctttaggttcctgactgttaagcaatttgttctgctttatatcttttttaaaagtttttttaaagtattaatttgttttcccttctgttgccttattgtttttattgttgtagttattattgttattgatgtcatcgttgttggataggacagagagaaatagaaagaggaggggaagacagagagaaggagagaaagttagacacctgtagacctacttcaccacctgtgaagcgactcccctgaaggtggggagcctgggcttgaaccggatccttagccgttcattgcgctttgtgccacgtgcacttaacccgctgcgctaccgccagacactctctgctttacatcttaaggCTTTTTcgaccaccaagttgcagatgctgccaagaCCCCAACTTGACATCCccgagcagatgacctcatcaatgtatcctgaaaccctacttctccagagccctatcccagtaggaaaagatagaaacacactGGGGTGGGATTGGGAGAGGTCGAGCGGTggctcaatgggttaagcgcatgtggcgcaaagcgcagggaccggcataaggatcctgattcgagcccccggctccccatccgcaggggagtcgcttcacaggcagtgaagcaggtctgcaggtatctatctttctctccacctctgtcttcccctcctctctccatttctctctgtcctatccaacaacgaacaacatcaataatggcaataataataaccacaaggaggctacaacaacaagggcaacaaaaagggggggcgggaatggcctccaggagcagtgattcatggtgcaggcaccgagcccagcaataaccctggaggaaaaaaaaacacactgggAGTACAGgtccatctgccaatgcccatgatcagcggggaagcaattacagaaggtagaccttccaccttctgcaccccataatgatactgggtccatattcccaggataaagaataggaaagcttcccgtggaggggatggggtacggaactctggtggtgggaattgtacccctcttgtcctacaatcttgttgatcattattaaatctataagaaaaaaagtgtatgtgtgtgtgtgaacattatttatttgtaagaaaGCACGAGATTTGCAACAACATGGATAGAAATAGAGGGAACTAtgcaatttaaaattaaaatgaagaaaaaaagtgagacaggggtcaggaggtgacacacctggttgagtccacacattacagtgcacaaggacccaggttaaagcccctgctccccacctccagggggaaagctttatgagtgtagaagcagggctacaggtgtatctcagtctatctcagtttctcaccatctctatccaataaagattaagaaaaaaaaaaaagagggtggggatcgggcagtagcgcagcaggttaagcgtacatggcgcaaagcacaagaaccggcatagggaccccagttcgagtccccggctccctacctgcaggggaatcgcttcataagcagtgaagcaggtctgcaggtatctatctttctctccccctctgtcttcccctcgtctctccatttctctctgtcctatccaacaatgacgacatcaacaacaatagtaactacaacaataaaaaaggggcaacaatagggaaaataattaataaaaaaaattaaacaaaaaaaagtcaggcggtggagcacctagttgagtgcacattacagtgcacaaaggcccaggtttgagcccccagtccccacctgcaggggggaagcttcacaagtggtgatgcagtgttgcaggtgtctctctctcctctctgtcttccgctatcctcttgatttctggctgtcgctatctaataaacaaagataataaaaattttaaaaaggggaatcggctgatagtgcagcgggttaagctcaggtggcgcaaagcgcaaggactggcataaggatcacggtttgagggcccctgccagctccccacctgcaggggagtcgcttcataggcagtgaagcaggtctgcaggtgtcttttcccccttccctttatttttcccttcctctctccatttctgtcctatccaacaatgacgacatcaataactacaacaataaaacaagggcaacaaaagggaatattaaaaaaattttaaaaagatgttttaaaaaaataagtgataaaaaaaataagtgatagacacacacagatgcatcgaagctttccccatatggtgggggcagggcttgaatctgggttgtgtgCACCGCAAAGCAGTACACTCTGTCCGAGTTATTTTGTTGCTCCCCACTTTCTGCTTCTTTACATAAAATTTGtgactagagaaaaatagagatccTACCTTGTCTTTCTCCAGGCACACCTGTTATTCATTTGAATACTGTTGGGACTTTGCTAGGCTTCAAACCTACCTGGTTCCATAGCTCCTAACAAACTTTTATCACAGTACTGAtccatgacttgtgaagcttctcctatgCCTGTGGTGCAGGGATCTTAAAACTGATCCTCATGCTTGATAAACTTGCACTTTCCCtggcatacctttttttttttaatagccaccagggttattaccagGGCTTGGTGCCCTCAAAATTTCATCATTCCTggtggctttattttttaatagtctaGGAGAATGAAGAAGAGCCAGAGGGAAGGCAAGAAGATATCTGAGcaatgctccaccacttgtgaaatatcctcttgcaggtggggactgggggcttgaacctgtgttcttgtgacATGGTAACGTGCATTTTACTAGGTGAGTCACTTCCTGCCATCCTAACCACCAGCAGTAAGCAtttgaatcattaaaaaaaatattttattaatgagaaagataaaagaaccagacatcactctggtacatgtgctgccggggattgaacttgagaatttacccactgtgccatcacccagaccACAGCATTTGAACTAGAATGTTTAAATGCCCTTACTCTCAAAGGATTAAGAACTGCTATTAAGTAGCAAAGAAACTTAATCTTGTGAGTCAAAAATTACGAGATTTATCTAACTGAAAGTGATATAACACTAATACGCACACACTTTTTTCTCCTTCAAGTTAACTGCTAAAAAAGTCTTTACAGACATTACAAAATATTGTAAAAGATGCTTTATTAACAATTTATTATGTTTTCTTGTCAACTGATGCATTATGTATAGGCCTTTCAAATGTGTCTtcatagggaaaaatatatacctgaaagcaaaagtacacaatagtctgcagtgagtcagtataaagttcctaatgaaacagtatctaattaagacttagataccctcctcacctacttcctattacagttctctcactcactccaaagctaaccttaccaaaggaaggactgcaaaagctgagtaagggcaagagactggcatactttaatgatgactctttagtcactatcaggccaccctatcagctggggccctatttggggagtcctgagattttcaaacagacacgatgggcctagacctcaaatagatccctctctccattgttactgatcatctctatcaggaacaacaaacgatatcatctgttttccatctacaccatgcctcggcctcgcgtgagcttaatgtgcagcttgatgatacgagaatccggcatgaagcccagccagtctatcttggcgttactctcgatcacactctgtcatttcacgaacatctcataaaaactgcagcaaaggtgggcgcgaggaataacatcattgcaagactggccagctcctcatggggcgcgagcgcttccacactacaatcatcatctctggcattatgctattccactgcagaatactgtgccccagtatggttccgtagcccccatgtccacttggtcgattccaaattatattcctccatgataatttctggaaccatccgttccaccccagttccatggctgccagttcttagcaacatcgtcctgccagatattcgtggggatgcggcatcatctaagttcatttcccacatctacgcttgaccggacctgccaatatactcgaatatcttcgcccaccctgtccaacgcttgacgtctcgtcacccaatctggtcccctatgcctacactgaacttctctgttccagactcttggaaacagagttggcagtcagctgaggtaaagaacaaacacctcatcacagacccctgtaagcgtcaacccagctttgacctagcacgttatgattgggccctcctcaatcgctatcgaacaggtcatggccggtacgccgctatgttccatcgctgggaagccagagacgacccgaactgcccctgcggctacagacagactatgacccacaacaactgccacctctccagattcaaaggaggtctcgaaactttacatcaggctcaacctgacgctgttgactggctacggaagaagggcaaacgctagaagaaggaacaacaaaatagacccctttgtgggcccccattggaccttgccctcaacttggatcaacaatggtagagaatgttccatcctctgaagggaagctggacaacatactctatgctacacctgaggaagatgggtcctgaaattggggaagcttggaatgttcctactaatgaccacagaatgtgagctcagatctacaaggatgcagaggtcacattggctcctaagctgaatatgggccccagatcacatcaaatcgatggggtttatagtcaacaatatttatacccctttcccatatttgggagctaccctcttccctgatgcagctttctagtccttctgccagccatgacaccatctccccagacaataacttggatccacctgcattatcagatttcaggctcagagggaaaaaaaaagaaaaaagaaaaaaaaagggagtcgggcggtagtgcagtgggttaagcgcaggtggcgccaagcacaaggagcggcgcaaagatcccggttggagcccccggctccccacctgcaggggggacctgaaacaggtctgcaggtgtatatctttctctcctcctctctgtcttcccctcctctctccatttctctctgtcctatccgacaacaatgacatcgataataactacaacaatgaaacaacaagggcaacaaaggggaataaataaatattaaaaaaaaactagtatagccacaggccctttggaatgtaactaaaatatgcctactagctatctacaaaatggaggaccccccccccaactcttcatctgcactgttccagcctttaggttcaacaattagtttggctctatatgttagctcttttttcagccaccaggttcccgatgctagcatgatgctgactagacttccctggacagacaaccccaccaatgtgtcctgcagctccgcttccccagagcccttccccactagggaaagagagagccaggctgggagtatggatcaacctgtcaatgcccatattcaatggggaagcaattacagaagccagaccttccaccttctgcaacccacaatgaccttgggtccatactcccagaggattaaagaataggaaaactatcaggggaggggatgggatacagagttggaattgtgtggagttgtacccctcttatcctgtggttctgTCAATGCtacctttttataagtaaattttaaaaaatcctaaaaaaaagtgtcttcagagtatacttaaaattatggaAAGTAGATGGTTCTATAAAATTTTGTAAACTTATAAACACACATTTTTCACATATAACTCGTATTTCAAATTTTAAACAAAAGCCTGTTACCTTCAAAAGTAATTTTCAACTACTTTctcataaaaaagaattataattttagagggctggcaaaatatctcacctgagtgcttgctttgccatctgcacaacccaggttcaagcccagcccctaccaagAGGGATAAATTTACTAATGTTACTTGCACTTTTGTTTAGGAAATCAGAATAATTTTATTATCATAGACataaaaataaagcacatttaTTAACATTAAGAAAACATCTAGGGATATAGTAATAATGTATTAAATCTTACATAACACTGAGCCAAAagcattacaaattcactgctagATAGTCTGAATGCATTATTCTGAAAACATATCTGGTACATACCACTAGCTTATAACAAAGTATGACATTTATTTcacagggagaaaaataaaaactttcatcACAAAGACAAAGAGTTACTGAACCTCCTCCGTTTTGATTAAATTCTAGAGATATATTTTAGAGGTAAAAATGAAAGACAAGATTTACCTTTAAAgtaaaaaaagtttatatatgtatatgttatcCATTATACTCTTTATGCTCTTacaatgtaaaacatttaaagtGTTGAACTCTAGAAATATTGACCAATTAACCTACTTGGCCATACTATCTTCTAATTCCCTTTTGAGAATCACATTAATGTTTTCAGTCCATCAGTCCAACACAGATGCAACAGTTctacttcttttccttcttctttggtgGTTCATCCTCAGAGCTGCTatctgtgctgctgctgctgctgctgctgctgctgctgctggaagagctagaatctgagtccgaatcagaagaggaggaagagcttGAGGAGGAGGCTGAAGATGATGAACTGGAGGAGCTCTCATCAGTGTCACTGTCCTCGGAGGAGGATGAGGTAGACGTTTCTTCACTTTCTGATGAAGAGTCACTGGCTGAACTATCACTGCTATTACTGCTGGAACTGGTTACACTCTTAGACCTATTAGAGAATGAACAGTTATATGAATGTTCCCATAACACTTAGCAAAATTGGGCTGAGAAATAGAGCTTAACCCGGTAGAGCCACACTTTACCATCAAGTGAGGaattgggtttgagtccccccacccccgccaccgcCACATGGGAACCCcatgcataggggaagcttcatgaacagtggagtggtgctatggtattgctctttctctctgtctctctttctcaccctttaTGGGGGAGGGAGAGTCTGCTGGGTAATGAGTAGAATGATGCAAAAGTAAAGCCCCAGTGAAGTCctcctggtaaaaataaaatgttcagaCTTTCATACCTCAGGCTCAGAAGACCCAGGTCCAATCTCTGGCACTACCAcagaccagagctgaacagtgctttggtcagaaataaataagtagataaatagggtaggagagatagcataaaggtgatGCCAGCAgattctctcatgcctgaggcttccaggtttagtccccctaccactataagccactataaatcagagctgagcagtgctctggggaaaaaaataaaaaagcctgaggctcctagatcccaggttcagtcccagacaccaccataaaccagagttgagcaatacctctggtaataataataatataaaatgattaaatttaaagaaaaacaattacTACAGAGTGATACTCTAATTCTCTCatcagataattaaaaaactaaaaataaaaacatccagGTGCTAGGAGAGAGTATACTTAGTGCagactttgccatgcatgagacctgtgtttgagcccctgacagCATATGGGAGCATCATACAAAGGGAAGTCCcataagtagtggagcagtgctatggaatctcttttattttttatttttagatagagaataaaaaggttctccaggagcagtggagtcatactgGGGTGAAGCTTCAGCAAAAGTTCTTTTGGtaatttggactggagttagtgtattgcaccaaagtaaaaaaggattcaggtcctggaacatcatggcagaggaggacctagtgagggttggattgttatgtggaaatgttatgcatgtacaaactattgtattttactgttgattgtaaaccattaatcccccaataaagaaattaaaaaaaaatccatccaatATGATATTGAAACTTTGATTGATGCTCTAGGTACTGACCAACTGTAACAATCCCGGCACACAGTCCCAACCACTTGTAAGGTCTTTAACTGAGTGATTTAACTGTCTTGGATGGTGTTCAAGATTAGTATATCTATCATAATGTGTTTGCGTGAATAGTGTTAGAATACAATTATAGTTTATCAACTGTGTTTAGCTAAATATCATGCAGAGTAGTAAATGCTTCTCTTAAGTTAGACCT
The DNA window shown above is from Erinaceus europaeus chromosome 2, mEriEur2.1, whole genome shotgun sequence and carries:
- the ZCCHC10 gene encoding zinc finger CCHC domain-containing protein 10: MATPMHRLIARRQAEANKQHVRCQKCLEFGHWTYECTGKRKYLHRPSRTAELKKALKERENRLLQQSLGENNVERKTKKKRSKSVTSSSSNSSDSSASDSSSESEETSTSSSSEDSDTDESSSSSSSSASSSSSSSSSDSDSDSSSSSSSSSSSSSSSTDSSSEDEPPKKKEKK